The following are encoded together in the Mesoterricola sediminis genome:
- a CDS encoding pyridoxal phosphate-dependent aminotransferase codes for MPSHRLPPSLEPNALSQEVDRFRREGLPFIDLTATNPTRCGFAYPEAEILAALAAPGTLAYHPDPRGSRTAREAVAAWHGQGLDPEDLVLAASTSEAYGWLFKLLCDPGDEVLVPSPSYPLFHWLATLEGVEARPVPALAFGRWQVDFQALEAAAGPRTRAVVVVHPNNPTGQFLTTSEWEGLLAFCAARGLALLVDEVFVDYALEPPADRLGSALGTPAPPCPVFVLSGLSKIAALPQIKLGWVAARGAGARALLEPLTFLADQYLSVSASAQAAAADLLRLAPGIQAGLKARLRRNLAALDAALAGRPALTRAPVEGGWAAVLRIPALEPGEACALRLLREAGVLVHPGHFFDIPGDGHLVVSLLPEPFPEGIERAAALLDARAR; via the coding sequence ATGCCGTCGCACCGCCTGCCCCCGTCCCTGGAACCCAACGCCCTGTCCCAGGAGGTGGACCGGTTCCGCCGGGAGGGCCTCCCCTTCATCGACCTGACGGCCACGAACCCCACCCGCTGCGGCTTCGCCTATCCGGAGGCGGAGATCCTGGCGGCCCTCGCCGCCCCCGGCACCCTGGCCTACCACCCGGACCCCCGGGGGTCCCGGACGGCCCGGGAGGCCGTCGCCGCCTGGCACGGCCAGGGCCTGGATCCCGAGGACCTGGTGCTTGCGGCCTCCACGTCGGAGGCCTACGGGTGGCTCTTCAAGCTGCTCTGCGACCCGGGGGACGAGGTGCTGGTCCCGTCGCCGAGCTATCCCCTCTTCCACTGGCTGGCGACCCTGGAGGGGGTCGAGGCCCGGCCCGTCCCGGCCCTGGCCTTCGGCCGGTGGCAGGTGGACTTCCAGGCCCTGGAGGCGGCCGCCGGACCCCGCACCCGCGCCGTGGTGGTCGTCCATCCCAACAACCCCACGGGCCAGTTCCTCACCACCTCCGAATGGGAGGGGCTCCTGGCCTTCTGCGCGGCCCGGGGACTGGCCCTCCTGGTGGACGAGGTCTTCGTTGACTACGCCCTGGAGCCGCCCGCGGACCGGCTGGGGTCCGCCCTGGGCACCCCCGCCCCGCCCTGCCCGGTCTTCGTGCTGTCCGGCCTAAGCAAGATCGCCGCCCTGCCCCAGATCAAACTGGGCTGGGTCGCCGCCCGGGGGGCCGGAGCCCGGGCCCTGCTGGAACCCCTCACCTTCCTGGCGGACCAGTACTTGTCCGTCTCGGCCTCCGCCCAGGCGGCCGCGGCGGACCTCCTCCGCCTGGCGCCCGGCATCCAGGCCGGCCTCAAGGCCCGCCTCCGCCGGAACCTGGCGGCCCTGGACGCGGCCCTCGCCGGCCGCCCCGCCCTGACCCGGGCGCCCGTGGAAGGCGGCTGGGCCGCCGTCCTCCGCATCCCCGCGCTGGAGCCGGGCGAGGCCTGCGCCCTCCGCCTCCTGCGGGAGGCCGGGGTCCTCGTCCATCCCGGGCACTTCTTCGATATCCCCGGGGACGGCCATCTCGTCGTCAGCCTCCTGCCCGAGCCCTTTCCCGAGGGGATCGAACGGGCTGCAGCCCTCCTGGACGCCCGGGCGCGCTGA